TTAATTttgtttctactttattttcgacaaccgatgtccgaaagctgagtttcaaaatctaagtatgctgaacatgttttgaaaaataaacaagttcattaatttgaaactttaGTTTTTAAATGGAAAATTTCATAAACAGATTGTgtaatctccaaggtcattaagtggACGTGGATGATAATCATAaggtttttggatttttaaattgtcaaatatggagttatttgatagggggagtgaGCCAGGTTATCATTCctaaaaatcctaaaattgttAAAAACCTTTGTGTTTTAGAGCCAGGTCATCGATTCTGGAAAAACAAAAACGCTTTCACTGTTAAATATAAAATCTAGATTTCTGTTAACAAACGATGTCTTGTGCTGTCACATATTTGAAATGCTCCAGCTTATTCATGTTATATGATTAGAGCTAGGTTGTTGATTTTGATCTTTAATTTGTCAAATATCTTATGAATGGATGAGAGTTTGTAGATGATTTGTCAAACAACGATTCCGATAGCTGAGATTAAggaggagtctgaagacgagTTCATAGCAAGGGGGAGTATGCGTTCAAAGAGCCAGATAACtatcctggaagagcttgtagaGTCAATTGACGATCATAGAAGCTGAAAGCACGAAATCTTAAagcaagggggagcctgaaggaaGAGTTAATCGAAAGGGGAGCAGCTAAAGCTGAAAACAAATCCACGGGGATTTTGTGAGTATTAAAGGCGAGTCTGTGGTGCTGATAATGTCAATACTTCATAAAGACTCAGAGAGAGACAAaaagctacgagattgactgcagcAATATCTAAAGCGGAATCtgtgagtgcatatgtctatTGCTTGCGTTAATCACGTATCGTAGCTGAAACAAATGACACAAGAATGGTGTTGAACAGTTCAAAGTATGAAGAACATGTGTGAAATAGGAGCTTTGTACAAAGccggcttcgtacgaagctggcttcgtacgaaggcaagattggcagctTCGTACGAACGCATGCTAGCCTTGTACGAACCCAGTTTTCTATAAATAGGTGTCTTGTGTTAGTCATTTGGAACTTTTGGGTATTCTTCAGGCGAAGCTCTGCCCAATTGATTTCGTGGGGTAAACTCTGTCAAATCAATAATAGAAATCAATTATAATTACATCCTCGTGTTCTCATCCAAAcacgtgattggattccgcacataTCACGTGTCGGTACACATTCATCAGTTGAAGATCCGATCCAGGGTTCGAATTCACATTAGTAGGCGCTTCATTGAAGTAATCTTTCATCAACCGATCGTTTGCCGCACGTTGGTCTCGTTCGATATATTCTCTTGGTAAAATTTCACATTGAGGTCGGCTACAGTCTTTCATATACTGAGCCGCTACTTCGCACGCACTCGCAACAGCCTCTTGCTCGACCTCCTCATCGGTCGAGTCACCCTCATAATTTTGTAATAATAATTTGCAATGGACGCGGAGGAGGTGGGGGAAtccattttttatataaaatgggATGTAAAAGATTTGTTGCTTGATGTTGTAAGTGAAGGTTTTTTGTTTTGGTTTGTATAAAATGGGTGAAGGTtggtatatatatgtatatatatacacacacattctGATTGTTGCAACGGTCTCAATGACCAAAACAATTGAATAAGGCGTGGAAAAAATAACGCCAAacgaattttttttaaaagaaaacgcTCAGGGGTTGGTATGAGGTGCGTGGAGACGTTTTTTATTGGAAAAAAAGGCCAAAAACCCCACCACTGGTACTCTAAGGTTAAACGTAATAATACTTCTATCATGGAATAAAGATAATGAGTATAATACCTAATATGAATTTAGATAAAGTTCAATAACAGGTGTGGCAGTGAACATTCAATTGACACGTAATGGACATTCAATTGACACGTAATGCCTTTGTTCAATGATAATAATTTATATTCGttcaataataataatttatacaTTTAGTGGCAGTTAATAAAATGTATGTTTATTTTTCTTGAACGGTGGCGGTGTAGTTGCAAGCCGTCGACCCATGGCATTATATCCTAGTGGCATTTTAGTGGTGGAATAAGACATATGACCATTAGATTATGGGTTCAattcccacaaggggggttttcccCAATGTATTAGGTttactcctgaattggtgtatatgcattattgcctagtggagatggatatgatcgagtGTTTTCGCTAGCGGCACGATAATACTCTAGTGgcccgtcagtgatccaaatttgtcgttaaaagAAAGTTGCAAGTCGTCGGTTTGTTATTTAGGACGCAATGTTCATTTTTGTTTACGCAACGGTTGAGTCTGGTAGGAATTTTGGTTGGTAAATGTATAAGGGTATAATAAAATCTGTGTTACCCGTCATCTTTGAATTGAATCTTGtatttagagggtgtttgggatttcTTTTTCAAAAGTGTTTATTTACTTATAATTTTTGCAAAATTAGTTTCTAAAAATTGTTTAAATTAGCTTTTGTGGTGACAAAAATAAAATGATTAAAACTGGTGAGTTAAGTTTCTATGTTTGGTTGCTATTTAATGAGTGATGTTAGATTGATAATTTTATGTTTAAAAATGCAAAAGACGTTCAAAAAGTTAGGTTTTTATGTCTTTGGAAAGATAAACTTTTTACTCCTTTTTAAAATGTTTGAGATTGAGTTTGtaaatgacttattgacttattattAATACTTAATACGTTTTTAActtagagttaattgctcggatggtccctgtggttttaagTTTTTTCACATTtcgtccccaccttttgaaaatagcaggtatgctccctatggtttatCAATTTGTTACTCGAATAGTCCTTGAGTaaatgtcagttagtttggaaatagcatgtatgctccctatggtttgtcattttgttactcggatagtccccagagtaaatgttgggggactatccgagtaacaaaatgacaaaccatagggagcatacatgctattttcaaaaggtggggactaaacgtgaaaaaacatgaaaccacagggaccatccgagcaattaactctttaaCTTATTAACTTTTCGGAAAAAAAACCCAATAATTCACTAACTAATTTTCAAACTCAAATGGTGCTTCCACAGTCATATTTTCTGAGTCATGGAATTTTTCGTTTTCCTTAGTTTAAACGACAACAATGATGTATGATATCAAAGGAAAAACACAAACATTAATAGTTCCTTCAAGAAGCCATGACGGAAGCAGGCCATGAAACCTATATGATTTCTCCCAATAAAAATACCGCCACCTGTGTAATCTATATTACAAAACTTTGAGCGATTTGTCACCCAAATGAAAGATAAAAGACGCCTCTATAATGACATCCACCAAGCCTTTTTCTAATTTTGATCTTTCTATTATTGCTTTTATGATCATGTGTCCTGTTTTTGTTATGGGGAATTGAATTTTATCACGTTAAACTAATCAAAATTAACCGATGTCATTCCTAACTTTTACTTTGCCTCTCATCACCTCCAACTTATGTGGGGCTTGGGTTAGTGGCTTTGCTCCACACTTGGCGATAGTGGGATCCACTGAACCACCACAAAAATAATGGGATGTGGAAGCGACATGGGTTAGCGGCGTTGGGCAGCCATATTGgctgactttattttttttttaaatagttaagatttataaaataaaatcaaacttatattattttaaaaaattgCATAAcatcataaacaaaaaaaaaaacactacttAATAAATCCTAAAAAATATAAAGGACTACTTATTAAACcctaaaaaatgaaaaaaaaagtagTTAATAATTTCTAAAATAATTACAAAGTTCCTAAAAAATTACAAAATGTTGTTTGGTTGGAAAAAATAAGAGTTTTGTGTGAGAGTGGGTTGAAGAATTTTGTAAAAAATTAAaagggggggggtgggggggggtgggAGGGGTGTATTTATAGGTAAAATTGTGTAAGGTTTTTTTGAAAAAAGAATAATTTTTACCATTAAACCTTCATTCCAAACTGCTATGGCTAGCAACTATAGCTAACGGTCAAAATGAAGGTCTAATCTTGGCTAGCCAGCTCACCCCGTTCAcgtcagggggggggggggtgggggggtgggaGGGGTGTATTTATAGGTAAAATTGTGTAAGGTTTTTTTGAAAAAAGAATAATTTTTACCATTAAACCTTCATTCCAAACTGCTATGGCTAGCAACTATAGCTAACGGTCAAAATGAAGGTCTAATCTTGGCTAGCCAGCTCACCCCGTTCACGTCAGGCTATATAGCGACGGTGGCTGGACAACGCCAACACCAATGCTGACACGAAGTAACTTAGCCAGTGTTGGCTGGCTTCCCCAGTCCAACCAACACTACCACTCCCCGCAGTCTAAGACTTTGATGTACCTCTCACCTAACATTAACTATATAAACAGTAATGTTTGTTTTTAATCCTACGTGTCATTCTAATTCTACGTAGCCAACAACGTGACCTGCTGACATGACTTATTTTTGATTTTATAACcccactctctctccctctctctctattCTATAACACCACCATCTACCAGCTTCATGACCCCCAGTCACACCATGAACAACCTTTCACCTCAATCACCCTTCACCACCACCGATCACACCTTCTCCCCTCCGCCCTCCTGCGACGAAATCACCGAACAAACATGGTACGGCAACATCCAGTACCACCTCAACATCTCTGCCATCGGCACCATCACCTGCCTCCTCATCTTCCTCTTAGTCAACCTCCGCAGCGACCACCGCCGCATGTCAGGCCCCGCCGCCATCGTTTTAAAGCTTCTTGCCGTCTGGCACGCCACCGGCTGCGAGATCGCCCGTCACTGCGGCGCAGATGCTGCTCAATTTCTTCGAATTGAAGGAGGTAGTTTTGTACTTGTAGTTTCGCATGCGGTTATTTCTGTTGCTGTTTTTTTTACCGTTGAATTTGTATGGTGGAAGTGTGGCTATGCTGGATCAGTTTTCGATGACTACTATTAGTCATATCAGTAAAGGTTGGAAGAAATACTCGTGGATCATGCCATCTGTGATAATAATTGACACACAGGATTAAATAACAAACAGAGTTAGTGTTTAGTTAATGGGGTTGATAGGTACGTACAccaaagtgttaagttggggttGGTGAGATGCAAAGTGAAAGTTGGTTATGGCAGCGGCCAATTTTATTAATCTGGGTGATAAAATCCACTTCTCCTTCTTTTATTGGCAAGCAGATGTAAAAAAATTAGATTATCATTTATCTCTGAGTATGTTTTTAGGCTCACAGTGTATACTTACTACATCTTTTATCAAACAAATCTGattgttattatattattatgTAGTGACTTCAAATTTTGTTACAAATAAATGAAGGGTGTACCTATTGGCATATTCAAATGCCTATATGCACACCAAAAAGGGCttttttgtcctatatgcacaccctgcagtgtcgagctgtggccaaagcgcggcgttttggtcccgttaaccagacaaaagactgacgggtgtctgacgggtctgttgactggatcaaaacgccgagctttggccgcgttttggtcttgtcaaccagacaaaagactgaccgggtgtctggttgacaggatcaaaacgcggccaaagctcggcgttttcaTCCGGTCAACAAACCCGTTAGACACCCGTCAGTatttgtctggttgaccggaccaaaatgCCACGCTTTGGGCTCGAaactgcagggtgtgcatatagaACAAAAAACCCTTTTTGGGCTgactatctacacaccaagtgtgCAAATAGTCTCCCCATAAATGAATACGTGTTAGAATCTTTAAAAAAGGATCCAAGGCAAAATAAAATATTGATATAAAGCAAGTTTTATATTTAATAAACAGTATTCTAAATCTTATTATTAATAGTTTTTCTATAATCAACACATTCATATTGATGGCAAGCACTAGAAGTTGGACCATGTAAAGAAAAAGTATCATTAACATTTTTATATATCATTAAGCAATTCCCACTAACCATTGCTAACCACAATATTTCATCCTAACCTGTATTTACTCATTTTCCTTTCAATAACATCAATTGCAGCTTCAAAATACGCCAAGACAGGGTGCAACGATACGTGTGGGAACAATGTGACGATTCCATACCCTTTTGGAATTGGTGCGGATTGTTCTGTCAATGAATGGTACGTCGTTGAGTGCAAATCCTCGACGCCATATCTATCTGCACTCAACCACCTCGAAGTCTTGAGGGTGGACTTAAATAATCAAACAGTCATTCTTAATACGCCAAGAATCTCAAATTGCCAAAACTCAGTTCAGAATATGAGTCAGATCATGAGCATCGATCTTCATGGGAGCCCCTTCCTGTTCTGCAGTTATTACAATAGATTTCTTTTTAATGGATGTGGTAATGCGGTTATGATGGAAAACCGGAGTGTGCTCACCGGGTGTTCAACTTCTTGTCTGAATGACACTGTTAGTGAAAGAAACAATGACTGTTTTGGCATTAGTTGTTGCCAAACGACAATTCCTCATTTTATTAAGTCCTACACCATAAATCTCACGGGTCTGGGCAGAGATGGAGGTTGTGGGTATGCCTTCTTTGTGGAAATCGATTCATATCAAAAAGGAAGTTTTTCTATCCAATCTGTTGCAGCTAATGATGCTTTGATTCCAATGGCCCTTATGTGGACGCTTCCACATAGCACCAGACTAAATTGCTGTCGAGGAGCGGCGGATCATATGAATGTGGAACTGGATACGGGTAATGGTACTTTTGTGGAGACGCAGAAATGTTTCCGTCATAAAGGCTACAAGGGAAATCCTTACTTATTTGATGGATGTGAAGGTATTGTAGCATCTATTTAATTATGTTTTTATCAACTTGTTTCGCTGGCTTTTATTTACTTCTATGTATGATGTGTGTCTAGTAATTGAAGACTGTGCAAGCTGCCCTGGTGCCTCCTGTAACTATGATATAATATATGGTGGCGATGGCTCAAGCGTTAAAGTAATAAATTTCAGTTGTGGACCAAACCTGTCTCCATCAAGTTTTGGCAGCAAATCATCCATGGGTGTTATTATAGGTAATTTAAATTCGATCTCTTTGCTCGTGATGATTAGTATATGCGCACTTATCTTAAGTTCTTTAGCTGGTTCAAAATCTTTGTTAATTTGTCTAGAATGTTTTGCATCACAAGCATAATATATTGTATATATTGTATGTGCGTCCAAAATATGAAATAGGCGACGTTGTAGCATTGAAGGACAACTTCTATGTTCATAAACAAAGCAGAGAACAAAGAAGGCAGCAGAGCATGAACAATTTACTTATTTTCATAGGTTAAATTAGTTACTAACTTGCCATATTGTATTGTACTTGATTCAGGTGTTAGCATAAGTGTGGGTGTACTTTTTCTTCTGGCAGCCAGCTATGCATTGTACAAGTGgttcaagaaaacaaaagaaaggaGACAAAGAAAGAGATTCTTTAAACGAAATGGCGGTATACTTTTAAAGCAACAAGAAGAAGCTGACCCGTCTTTAGTTGGTAAAACCATACTTTTCACATCACATGAGCTAGAGAAGGCGACAGACAACTTCAATGAGAATAGAATTCTGGGTCGTGGAGGACAAGGTACAGTGTATAAAGGGATGTTGGTGGATGGTAGGATTGTGGCAATCAAGAAATCAAAGGTTATTGATGAGAGTCAATTAGAACAATTCATTAATGAGGTGGTTATTCTATCCCAAGTCAATCATAGAAACGTGGTCAAACTATTGGGATGTTGCTTAGAGACTGACGTCCCTTTGCTTGTTTCTGAATTCATTCCAAATGGCACCTTGTACGATCGACTTCACAAGGGAATAGACGGATACCCAATTTCTTTGAACATGAGATTACAGATAGCTACAGAGGTTGCAGGAGCACTTGCTTACTTGCATTCAGCTACTTCTATTCCAGTATACCATAGAGACATTAAAACATCTAATATACTTTTGGATGAGAAATACAGGGCAAAAGTTTCAGACTTTGGAACTTCTAAGTTTGTTTCAGTAGAGCAAACCCATTTGACTACCTTAGTCAAAGGTACGTTTGGCTACCTTGATCCTGAGTATTTCCAATCTAGTCAATTCACTGAAAAAAGTGATGTATATAGTTTTGGAGTTGTTTTAGTTGAACTCTTAACCGGAGAAAGGGCAATTTCCCAAACTAGATGTAGTGAACATAAAAGTTTGGCTACACACTTTAGGTTGGCTATGGAGGAAGGACGTGCAATGTCCATATTTGATGCAACGGTGATTAAGGAGGGTAGCACGGATGAGCTTATGGTTTTAGCTAGCCTGGCAATGCGATGCTTAAATTTGAGTGGAAGGTATAGACCAACAATGAAAGAAGTAGCTATAGAGCTAGAAGCTATACGAATGTCACACATTCCCTCTACCGTTCAAACTAATTCCGGACCCATGGTATATGAAAAGAACCTATCGTTTACAACATATACCGAAACACCTTCAAAAATGTTGAGTTTGAATGATAGCTTTAGCCAGTGACGCAAAACATCAAGTCATTAGTTGTTTAGTAAACTTACGTTGACATATGCTTCCACTGTGTGTAAGATAATAGCTTAAACGTTGTCGTAGATGCGTTAAATTCCATCACACTTACTCTTTTGCTTTTGCAACAATTGAGATtcagtaattttttttttcaaattagtAGATATGTGATGCAATGTACTATTATTGATCTCATATGAGTTATTCGTTGACGAACTAGTCTTTCTTTCACAAGCTTATATAGCTAGATTGTAGTCAGACTTATTCGGTTAGAGTTCTCGGTTCACAGTTTGATCTATTACAAACTACTAGACGTAAAACCCGTATAAAAACACGGATACactacaaaaatatatatatatatatatatatatatataaggcaATGTTGTGTACTGTGCTGGTGGACTCGGTTCTCGGTTCATCAAACTATCTTGGGGGATCAAGTCCTGATCCAGCTACAATTTAACATTAGATTTAGAGTAAGATGAGAGATCTCCTCTGTGATAAAATAGAACATAATACAAACTGGGACTTTAGCAAGCAGCTAAACAGCCCTAATACTCCCACAACAGTACAGAATGAAATACAGCACGCCAAAAAACTAACCAAGACTAAATTCTTGAACCTCCTCCAATTGTCAAGACTTGAGCCTCCTTGTTACACGCCAGAAGGTCACAACCTTGATTTCTTCCACCTAACTCTTCCCATTGAAAAGTTTTTTGTTGCGATGCAGCCATAAAGTCCAAGTAGTTATAAAGTAAATGGCATACAATAGTTGTTCCTTTTTCTTATGCAGGCCTAAAGGCCTAAACTGAAGCAGTGCAAGATCATCTGATAGAAAGGTTGGAAGGTCGCCCTAATGGGAACTTTGGTCCACACGAACACCTACCACCAAAATGCCCGAGCAAACATACACGATACCAACAATACACAATTAATTGACTTGTTTAAACAAGTCTTGTTTGGTTTGATTCGGTCTCTTATGTAGGACTTGTTTTAAACCAAACCGTTAGATCCGGTTTGAACCAGACCATGAGCACCTCTAATATTGCAAGGTGTTAATCAAAATCCGATGCTCTTTTAACTATTTTCATGCTacaccaatcttcaaacttttgcAAATCAAATCAATAGCTTTAAGAAAACAAGacattaattaaaaaaaagttatttatGAATAAATAAACCAAGCCTTCTCTCATTTTTTTCTACAATTCATTAAGAGTTGGCTCCACAAGATCCCAGCCCCTTGGGTATTTAACCCTGTTTGTCTTCACCTAAGGCATGAATCCAACTGCAATTACCAATCTAACACCATAAATAATAATCATGTATTCCTAATACCTTTAGAATGTTTCTTCATGAATCCTGGAAAACACATCTCTGGTCATCGATCACAATATATGTCCAGTTACATTAATTATAAAAGTTGGTTAAAAAGGATAGGGGTCAAAGAAGTGTCTCCAGACTTTGGTGCTAAATCAACATCACCACAAGAAGCGGTGGCCACCGTTTGATCGTTTAACTTTTTTTGAACCATTTCCTTCTCATCATCGTGCATTTCCAAAGATGATAAAGAAGTCAGATCTTCATTAATTTTTGTGGTCTCAAGTTTGACACATGTTGCAACTGCATCAAGCGAACAGATAGTGATTCTAATAAGAAAAGGTAAGAAAACTaaatgaaaaatataaaaaaattataaaacacacTCCCTTGACCCATGGAAGAATATTTTGAACAGCAAGTTTCGGACTAAGAAAGCAAGAGAATTTGGTGACTTTACCAGCGGCTGTAATACGTACGGCTTCATTATCACCAAGCAACGTAACCTCATGTATGCCGGAACCAAATCCATCATATTTTGTTGATGTAAACATGACCAAATTAgtaaaaaaaaactacaaaataATGCAAATAAGAAGATTACTAAATGATCATATTTAGTATCTGATTTTCAAAAATAAGAACATCAAGACATTAAGGGGAAACATACTTAGTAGGTTCGGGACTCACAACTTCACATAGCTCATACAACTGATTTGCAACCATATAACGAACACGCCATGATTTGTCCTAAATTTGAGAACAAATTTGATAATAAGAAAAagcaaaaaaatatataaaccgGTGTAGATGGCCATTAAATCCACcaatttatatactattattttgtAACACTTGTATGCATTTGTAGTTGTAAATTGAGCTTAAGTTGTTGTAccttatttatatactattattttttaacattttataCAATCTATGGTTGTAAATTGAGCTTAAGTTGTAcattaatcaaataatggtttcattatcttaccaaattatcttaccaaattcaatacattttgtatgcatgtatggttgtaaattgtgcttaagtggttgtaccataatcaaataatggtttcattatcttaccaaattcaatatattttgtatgcatgtatggttataaattgtgcttaagtggttgtaccataatcaaataatggtttcattatcttaccaaattcaatcggtttgatccatttaatgttgtgttgttttatttgtaaattattattatttataatagtctaactaatttagccaaaatcttatataaatataatttgcaacatattgatgcaatggttgttgtaatgtatgcattatgatatgtatagtggtaatgatatatattatatatagattacgatgaacctgtcaaactgAAAAAATAGACACGGGTTTATCGTAACACACAAGTCCTAGATCAACTAagttattttattctatattttacgtttcggtttaatttcttcgcattaacacgccgtaACTTCAGTG
Above is a window of Helianthus annuus cultivar XRQ/B chromosome 14, HanXRQr2.0-SUNRISE, whole genome shotgun sequence DNA encoding:
- the LOC110908601 gene encoding wall-associated receptor kinase-like 1, with amino-acid sequence MTPSHTMNNLSPQSPFTTTDHTFSPPPSCDEITEQTWYGNIQYHLNISAIGTITCLLIFLLVNLRSDHRRMSGPAAIVLKLLAVWHATGCEIARHCGADAAQFLRIEGASKYAKTGCNDTCGNNVTIPYPFGIGADCSVNEWYVVECKSSTPYLSALNHLEVLRVDLNNQTVILNTPRISNCQNSVQNMSQIMSIDLHGSPFLFCSYYNRFLFNGCGNAVMMENRSVLTGCSTSCLNDTVSERNNDCFGISCCQTTIPHFIKSYTINLTGLGRDGGCGYAFFVEIDSYQKGSFSIQSVAANDALIPMALMWTLPHSTRLNCCRGAADHMNVELDTGNGTFVETQKCFRHKGYKGNPYLFDGCEVIEDCASCPGASCNYDIIYGGDGSSVKVINFSCGPNLSPSSFGSKSSMGVIIGVSISVGVLFLLAASYALYKWFKKTKERRQRKRFFKRNGGILLKQQEEADPSLVGKTILFTSHELEKATDNFNENRILGRGGQGTVYKGMLVDGRIVAIKKSKVIDESQLEQFINEVVILSQVNHRNVVKLLGCCLETDVPLLVSEFIPNGTLYDRLHKGIDGYPISLNMRLQIATEVAGALAYLHSATSIPVYHRDIKTSNILLDEKYRAKVSDFGTSKFVSVEQTHLTTLVKGTFGYLDPEYFQSSQFTEKSDVYSFGVVLVELLTGERAISQTRCSEHKSLATHFRLAMEEGRAMSIFDATVIKEGSTDELMVLASLAMRCLNLSGRYRPTMKEVAIELEAIRMSHIPSTVQTNSGPMVYEKNLSFTTYTETPSKMLSLNDSFSQ